ATCTTCGGCGATTTCAGAGTTGTAGGCACATACGACCCCGTCACATCGTTTACTGATCTCATGAGGATTGACGGGACACCATTATTCCAGACGGAATACGATCTAATCCTGGTTCCCATCGGGTCGATTAATGATCCGGCAATAACGATAATCGAAGTTACAATCTTAACTGGACAAGGATACGATCCATTCAGTATAGGAGAAGAGCTAGCTTACGCTTTTGCAGCCACAACGGTAGCAAATAAGAATGGTGTTGCCAGAAAGATTGAATGGTCGCTTGAGCTCTCGATCAGTGGTCTAATACCATATCTTCCACCATTATTTATTGCGGCTTTGATGATGTATTCAACCATGGCTTCAGTTTATGAGGAGAGGAGAAGAGAATTCACAACATTAGCCACGCTTGGACTTGACCCGAAGAATACCTTCCAGGTTTTTCTCGTGGAGGCGCTTCTACTTGGGTTGATGGGTACATTCTTAGGCTTCTTCGGAAGTTATGTGCTGGGTTTCTTGCTTTCCACATTAGTCGGCTTATCATCTCAGACACTCTCATTCTCCAACTGGTCTATGCCCGCAATACTGATAGCGCTAATGACGGGCGTCGTCATGGTTTTTCTCGGCGGATATATACCGGCTGTGAGGGCTCAGGGCTTAAGCCTAATGGGGCGGGTCAAAAGAAGGGAAATGATAGGGGAACTGGTCACTCAAGGCGAAAACACAATTCTAATGCTTCCATTAAGAGAGACGATTCAGAATAGCGAACTCTTATACACATATATAAGAGAGACATTGGGGAGGATTGGGAAATCGCTTGTTGACCCTAGAACCGTTAAAGGTGAGATGCTAAGAGACGGCACATTCAGAGTGTCATTCGCAGTGATTGCGCCCGGCCAAACATTATCAATACCATGCGAAATCAAGGTTGACAGAGAGGCGGAGACGCTTATCCCGATCATCCAATTTCCAACAACCTATAGAACTTACGAGCGGATACGGTTGATCCTACGTGAACTCGAGAAGTACATGATTGGCTTCTCAGAATGGAAAGATAGACAGCTGAAGATGACAATTGTACGTGAGGCACCCAAAGAACGAAAGACGGTAGAGGAGATCATGGCCGATATAAAGGGAGCGATAGATCAGATCAGGGACTATAATAAGAGGCTGAAGATACTTGAGGGGCAGAAAGGAAAATTGTC
This is a stretch of genomic DNA from Candidatus Bathyarchaeota archaeon. It encodes these proteins:
- a CDS encoding FtsX-like permease family protein; this encodes IFGDFRVVGTYDPVTSFTDLMRIDGTPLFQTEYDLILVPIGSINDPAITIIEVTILTGQGYDPFSIGEELAYAFAATTVANKNGVARKIEWSLELSISGLIPYLPPLFIAALMMYSTMASVYEERRREFTTLATLGLDPKNTFQVFLVEALLLGLMGTFLGFFGSYVLGFLLSTLVGLSSQTLSFSNWSMPAILIALMTGVVMVFLGGYIPAVRAQGLSLMGRVKRREMIGELVTQGENTILMLPLRETIQNSELLYTYIRETLGRIGKSLVDPRTVKGEMLRDGTFRVSFAVIAPGQTLSIPCEIKVDREAETLIPIIQFPTTYRTYERIRLILRELEKYMIGFSEWKDRQLKMTIVREAPKERKTVEEIMADIKGAIDQIRDYNKRLKILEGQKGKLSEEVYNEFKEKYVNMIEERSKSLRAMTINLEPYQKELKEEIAKIEVEVERITTSYNLGEISDEEYVKICGPLQGRLATLKNRLQELEEIFDFLRRPITPT